The following are encoded together in the Panicum virgatum strain AP13 chromosome 6K, P.virgatum_v5, whole genome shotgun sequence genome:
- the LOC120711427 gene encoding O-methyltransferase MdmC-like isoform X1 produces the protein MSPRLAAAPPLLAPPAAAAARELAVPRPRTLLPGASVAFSSPSSRRGALACLVRLMGSRHSSAAAAAAEAVEEARRGRKQLGMTPPLYDYLLANVREHPVLRELREETAAMRGSQMQVSPAQAQLLAMLVQIQGAQRCIEVGVFTGYSSLAVALALPESGHLVACERDKRCLEVAKKYYQRAGVAHKIDVKHALAADSLRSLLDCGEASSYDFAFVDADKRMYEEYFELLLKLVRVGGLIVMDNVLWYGRVADPLVDDQKTISIRNFNKKVLEDMRVDISMVPIGDGMTICRKLVDT, from the exons ATGTCGccacgcctcgccgccgcacctcctctcctcgccccgccggcggccgccgccgcacgggaGCTCGCCGTCCCCCGACCCCGGACCCTACTCCCCGGGGCCTCCGTCGCCTTCTCCTCCCCGTCAAGTCGCCGCGGCGCGCTGGCATGCCTCGTGCGCCTCATGGGCTCGCGccactcctccgccgcggcggcggcggcggaggcggtggaggaggcgcgaCGCGGGCGGAAGCAGCTGGGGATGACGCCGCCGCTCTACGACTACCTCCTGGCCAACGTCCGCGAGCACCCC GTTCTCCGGGAGCTCCGCGAGGAGACGGCCGCCATGAGGGGGAGCCAGATGCAG GTTTCTCCAGCGCAGGCTCAGCTATTAGCGATGCTGGTTCAGATTCAAGGGGCACAGCGCTGCATTGAAGTCGGTGTCTTTACT GGGTATTCATCATTAGCTGTAGCACTAGCACTTCCTGAATCTGGTCACTTGGTTGCTTGTGAAAGGGATAAAAGATGTCTAGAAGTTGCCAAGAAATACTATCAGCGTGCTGGTGTTGCACACAAG ATTGATGTGAAACATGCTTTGGCTGCGGATTCTCTAAGATCATTGCTTGATTGTGGTGAAGCTTCGAG TTATGATTTTGCATTTGTTGATGCTGATAAGAGAATGTACGAGGAGTATTTTGAGCTTCTACTAAAACTT GTAAGAGTTGGTGGTTTAATTGTAATGGACAATGTCCTTTGGTATGGACGGGTTGCTGATCCTTTG GTTGATGACCAAAAGACAATCAGTATAAGGAACTTCAATAAGAAAGTTCTGGAGGATATGCGTGTTGATATCAGCATG GTGCCTATTGGGGATGGGATGACAATTTGCCGGAAGCTAGTAGATACTTGA
- the LOC120711429 gene encoding monocopper oxidase-like protein SKU5 — MAAAAAAMVAAVSLAAVLASAAAQAEVRWEVSYLTLEPLGDAQKVIAINNQFPGPLLNVTTNQNVRVNVQNNLDEPLLITWDGIQMRMNSWQDGVSGTNCPIPPGWNWTYQFQLKDQIGSFFYFPSLGLQRAAGGYGPITVNNRATVPVPFGQPDGDITLFIGDWYTKSHIELRNMLDDGRDLGAPDAILINGRAPYRYDTTLVPDGLQYEIVGVEPGKTYRFRVHNVGISTSLNFRIQNHNMLLVEAEGTYTNQQNYTNLDIHVGQSYSFLVTMDQNASTDYYIVASPRFISNPQRSQVTGVAILQYSNSKGNASGPLPDAPNDYYDKYYSINQARSIRMNTSAGAARPNPQGSFHYGSINITQTFVLKNEAPLRINGKRRRTINRISYSPPETPLRLADLHNLTGVYTTDFPAMPSNVPAKIASSALNASYKGFLEIVFQNNDTDVQAYHLDGYSFFVVGMDYGEWTPDRRNEYNRWDAISRCTTQVFPGGWTAVLVSLDNVGIWNLRAEKLDNWYRGQEVYVKVPDPLGYNITEMVTPDNVLYCGLLKDRQKPQVHESNSKSSAQAEAGYSSRFLATVMLAVAAVIFS; from the exons atggcggcggcggcggcggcgatggtggccgCCGTGTCGCTCGCGGCCGTCTTGGCGtcggccgccgcgcaggccgaggTGCGGTGGGAGGTGTCGTACCTCACGCTGGAGCCCCTCGGCGACGCGCAGAAG GTGATTGCGATTAACAACCAGTTCCCGGGCCCTCTCCTGAACGTGACGACGAACCAGAACGTGAGGGTGAACGTCCAAAACAACCTGGATGAGCCCCTCCTCATAACCTG GGACGGAATCCAGATGAGGATGAACTCGTGGCAGGATGGCGTCTCCGGAACCAACTGCCCGATCCCTCCTGGATGGAACTGGACCTACCAGTTCCAGCTCAAGGACCAGATCGGCAGTTTCTTCTACTTCCCGTCGCTCGGCCTCCAGCGAGCTGCCGGCGGGTACGGCCCCATCACCGTCAACAACCGTGCCACTGTGCCGGTCCCCTTTGGCCAGCCCGACGGCGACATCACCCTCTTCATTGGGGATTGGTACACCAAGAGCCACATT GAATTGAGGAACATGCTAGATGATGGCAGGGATCTAGGGGCACCAGATGCAATTCTGATCAATGGAAGGGCACCTTACAGATATGACACTACACTGGTTCCTGATGGCCTTCAGTATGAAATTGTTGGAGTTGAGCCAG GGAAAACATATCGCTTCCGTGTCCACAATGTTGGCATCTCAACTAGCCTCAACTTCAGGATCCAGAATCACAACATGCTTCTGGTAGAGGCTGAAGGAACCTACACGAATCAGCAGAACTACACCAACCTCGACATCCATGTGGGACAGTCCTACTCTTTCTTGGTGACCATGGACCAGAATGCAAGCACTGACTACTACATTGTAGCGAGCCCAAGGTTCATAAGCAATCCTCAACGGAGTCAGGTCACTGGTGTAGCCATCCTGCAGTACTCAAACTCCAAAGGCAATGCTTCTGGGCCCCTCCCTGATGCTCCAAATGATTATTATGACAAGTACTACTCCATCAACCAGGCAAGGTCCATCAG AATGAACACGAGCGCTGGTGCTGCCCGTCCAAATCCGCAGGGATCATTCCATTATGGTTCGATCAACATCACTCAGACCTTTGTTCTCAAGAACGAGGCGCCCTTGCGCATCAATGGAAAGCGTCGAAGGACGATCAACAGGATCTCATACTCTCCTCCTGAGACACCACTGAGGCTTGCTGACCTCCACAACCTGACTGGAGTTTACACAACTGATTTCCCTGCAATGCCAAGCAATGTGCCAGCAAAGATAGCTTCATCTGCACTGAACGCATCCTACAAGGGCTTCCTCGAGATCGTCTTCCAGAACAATGACACTGACGTTCAGGCCTACCATCTGGATGGTTACTCATTCTTTGTTGTAGG GATGGATTACGGCGAGTGGACACCAGACAGGAGGAATGAATACAACAGGTGGGACGCCATATCTCGCTGCACGACTCAG GTCTTCCCTGGAGGCTGGACTGCGGTCCTAGTCTCACTTGACAATGTTGGTATCTGGAATCTGCGTGCGGAGAAGCTGGATAACTGGTACAGAGGGCAGGAGGTCTATGTGAAGGTTCCTGATCCGCTGGGCTACAACATCACTGAAATGGTCACGCCAGATAATGTCCTGTACTGCGGTCTCCTGAAGGACAGGCAAAA GCCACAGGTTCATGAGTCAAACAGCAAGTCATCGGCGCAAGCTGAAGCTGGATACAGCAGCAGGTTCCTTGCAACTGTGATGCTGGCTGTCGCAGCTGTGATCTTCAGCTGa
- the LOC120711427 gene encoding O-methyltransferase MdmC-like isoform X3, whose product MSPRLAAAPPLLAPPAAAAARELAVPRPRTLLPGASVAFSSPSSRRGALACLVRLMGSRHSSAAAAAAEAVEEARRGRKQLGMTPPLYDYLLANVREHPVLRELREETAAMRGSQMQVSPAQAQLLAMLVQIQGAQRCIEVGVFTIDVKHALAADSLRSLLDCGEASSYDFAFVDADKRMYEEYFELLLKLVRVGGLIVMDNVLWYGRVADPLVDDQKTISIRNFNKKVLEDMRVDISMVPIGDGMTICRKLVDT is encoded by the exons ATGTCGccacgcctcgccgccgcacctcctctcctcgccccgccggcggccgccgccgcacgggaGCTCGCCGTCCCCCGACCCCGGACCCTACTCCCCGGGGCCTCCGTCGCCTTCTCCTCCCCGTCAAGTCGCCGCGGCGCGCTGGCATGCCTCGTGCGCCTCATGGGCTCGCGccactcctccgccgcggcggcggcggcggaggcggtggaggaggcgcgaCGCGGGCGGAAGCAGCTGGGGATGACGCCGCCGCTCTACGACTACCTCCTGGCCAACGTCCGCGAGCACCCC GTTCTCCGGGAGCTCCGCGAGGAGACGGCCGCCATGAGGGGGAGCCAGATGCAG GTTTCTCCAGCGCAGGCTCAGCTATTAGCGATGCTGGTTCAGATTCAAGGGGCACAGCGCTGCATTGAAGTCGGTGTCTTTACT ATTGATGTGAAACATGCTTTGGCTGCGGATTCTCTAAGATCATTGCTTGATTGTGGTGAAGCTTCGAG TTATGATTTTGCATTTGTTGATGCTGATAAGAGAATGTACGAGGAGTATTTTGAGCTTCTACTAAAACTT GTAAGAGTTGGTGGTTTAATTGTAATGGACAATGTCCTTTGGTATGGACGGGTTGCTGATCCTTTG GTTGATGACCAAAAGACAATCAGTATAAGGAACTTCAATAAGAAAGTTCTGGAGGATATGCGTGTTGATATCAGCATG GTGCCTATTGGGGATGGGATGACAATTTGCCGGAAGCTAGTAGATACTTGA
- the LOC120711427 gene encoding tricin synthase 1-like isoform X4 → MSPRLAAAPPLLAPPAAAAARELAVPRPRTLLPGASVAFSSPSSRRGALACLVRLMGSRHSSAAAAAAEAVEEARRGRKQLGMTPPLYDYLLANVREHPVLRELREETAAMRGSQMQVSPAQAQLLAMLVQIQGAQRCIEVGVFTGYSSLAVALALPESGHLVACERDKRCLEVAKKYYQRAGVAHKIDVKHALAADSLRSLLDCGEASSYDFAFVDADKRMYEEYFELLLKLVPIGDGMTICRKLVDT, encoded by the exons ATGTCGccacgcctcgccgccgcacctcctctcctcgccccgccggcggccgccgccgcacgggaGCTCGCCGTCCCCCGACCCCGGACCCTACTCCCCGGGGCCTCCGTCGCCTTCTCCTCCCCGTCAAGTCGCCGCGGCGCGCTGGCATGCCTCGTGCGCCTCATGGGCTCGCGccactcctccgccgcggcggcggcggcggaggcggtggaggaggcgcgaCGCGGGCGGAAGCAGCTGGGGATGACGCCGCCGCTCTACGACTACCTCCTGGCCAACGTCCGCGAGCACCCC GTTCTCCGGGAGCTCCGCGAGGAGACGGCCGCCATGAGGGGGAGCCAGATGCAG GTTTCTCCAGCGCAGGCTCAGCTATTAGCGATGCTGGTTCAGATTCAAGGGGCACAGCGCTGCATTGAAGTCGGTGTCTTTACT GGGTATTCATCATTAGCTGTAGCACTAGCACTTCCTGAATCTGGTCACTTGGTTGCTTGTGAAAGGGATAAAAGATGTCTAGAAGTTGCCAAGAAATACTATCAGCGTGCTGGTGTTGCACACAAG ATTGATGTGAAACATGCTTTGGCTGCGGATTCTCTAAGATCATTGCTTGATTGTGGTGAAGCTTCGAG TTATGATTTTGCATTTGTTGATGCTGATAAGAGAATGTACGAGGAGTATTTTGAGCTTCTACTAAAACTT GTGCCTATTGGGGATGGGATGACAATTTGCCGGAAGCTAGTAGATACTTGA
- the LOC120711427 gene encoding O-methyltransferase MdmC-like isoform X2, with product MSPRLAAAPPLLAPPAAAAARELAVPRPRTLLPGASVAFSSPSSRRGALACLVRLMGSRHSSAAAAAAEAVEEARRGRKQLGMTPPLYDYLLANVREHPVLRELREETAAMRGSQMQVSPAQAQLLAMLVQIQGAQRCIEVGVFTGYSSLAVALALPESGHLVACERDKRCLEVAKKYYQRAGVAHKIDVKHALAADSLRSLLDCGEASSYDFAFVDADKRMYEEYFELLLKLVRVGGLIVMDNVLWYGRVADPLVDDQKTISIRNFNKKVLEDMRVDISMVSFSLQLCLLGMG from the exons ATGTCGccacgcctcgccgccgcacctcctctcctcgccccgccggcggccgccgccgcacgggaGCTCGCCGTCCCCCGACCCCGGACCCTACTCCCCGGGGCCTCCGTCGCCTTCTCCTCCCCGTCAAGTCGCCGCGGCGCGCTGGCATGCCTCGTGCGCCTCATGGGCTCGCGccactcctccgccgcggcggcggcggcggaggcggtggaggaggcgcgaCGCGGGCGGAAGCAGCTGGGGATGACGCCGCCGCTCTACGACTACCTCCTGGCCAACGTCCGCGAGCACCCC GTTCTCCGGGAGCTCCGCGAGGAGACGGCCGCCATGAGGGGGAGCCAGATGCAG GTTTCTCCAGCGCAGGCTCAGCTATTAGCGATGCTGGTTCAGATTCAAGGGGCACAGCGCTGCATTGAAGTCGGTGTCTTTACT GGGTATTCATCATTAGCTGTAGCACTAGCACTTCCTGAATCTGGTCACTTGGTTGCTTGTGAAAGGGATAAAAGATGTCTAGAAGTTGCCAAGAAATACTATCAGCGTGCTGGTGTTGCACACAAG ATTGATGTGAAACATGCTTTGGCTGCGGATTCTCTAAGATCATTGCTTGATTGTGGTGAAGCTTCGAG TTATGATTTTGCATTTGTTGATGCTGATAAGAGAATGTACGAGGAGTATTTTGAGCTTCTACTAAAACTT GTAAGAGTTGGTGGTTTAATTGTAATGGACAATGTCCTTTGGTATGGACGGGTTGCTGATCCTTTG GTTGATGACCAAAAGACAATCAGTATAAGGAACTTCAATAAGAAAGTTCTGGAGGATATGCGTGTTGATATCAGCATGGTCTCTTTCTCCCTCCAGTT GTGCCTATTGGGGATGGGATGA
- the LOC120711426 gene encoding transaldolase-like, which yields MALSISTPTSSSLLPASRQVGRWSPLARSAKPVPFSLWRSPLAARSAAGSAPASPVDEVVTELDAVAGFSEIVPDTVVFDDFERFAPTAATVSSSLLLGISGLPDTKFKSAIDTALADGECNALEKPEDRLSCYLTKALANVGAELAQQVPGRVSTEIDARLAYDTQGIIQRVHELINLYNQHDVSTDRLLFKIPATWQGIEASRLLESDGIQTHLTFVYSFAQAAAAAQAGASVVQIFVGRLRDWARNHSGDPEIDETLQKGEDAGLALAKKVYAYIHRNGYKTKLMAAAIRNKQDVFSLLGIDYIIAPLKILQSLEESVTDPDVKYGYVPKLTPAIGKTYEFTEEELLKWDQLSLAAAMGPAAEELLASGLEGYVNQARRVEELFGKIWPPPNV from the exons ATGGCGCTCTCCATCTCcacgcccacctcctcctccctccttccgGCCTCCCGTCAG GTGGGCAGGTGGAGTCCATTGGCGCGGTCGGCTAAGCCTGTGCCTTTCAGCCTCTGGAGGTCGCCTCTGGCGGCGCGGTCCGCCGCCGGCAGCGCACCAGCTTCCCCCGTCGACG AGGTCGTCACTGAGCTCGACGCGGTGGCCGGCTTCAGCGAGATCGTGCCGGACACCGTCGTGTTCGATGATTTCGAGAG GTTCGCACCCACAGCGGCCACGGTGAGCTCCTCGCTGCTGCTTGGGATCTCTGGGCTCCCGGATACCAAGTTCAAG AGTGCGATAGATACTGCACTGGCAGATGGTGAGTGCAACGCGTTGGAGAAGCCCGAGGACAGGCTGTCCTGTTACCTCACCAAG GCCCTGGCAAACGTTGGTGCTGAACTGGCTCAGCAAGTCCCTGGACGCGTTTCGACTGAAATAGATGCTCGGTTGGCTTATGACACCCAGGGCATTATCCAGAGG GTGCATGAACTGATAAATCTATACAACCAACATGATGTCTCAACTGATCGCCTGCTATTCAAAATTCCTGCTACATGGCAA GGTATAGAGGCCTCAAGATTGCTTGAATCTGATGGAATTCAAACACATTTAACATTCGTGTACAG TTTCGCACAAGCAGCGGCCGCAGCACAAGCTGGTGCATCTGTTGTGCAGATATTTGTGGGGCGGTTGCGG GATTGGGCAAGGAATCACTCTGGTGACCCAGAGATAGATGAAACTTTGCAGAAGGGAGAAGATGCTGGCCTTGCTTTG GCTAAGAAAGTATATGCCTATATTCACAGAAATGGGTATAAAACAAAGTTGATGGCTGCTGCCATACGGAACAAGCAGGATGTGTTCAGCCTTCTTGG GATTGATTACATCATTGCACCTCTGAAGATACTGCAGTCTCTGGAAGAATCTGTCACTGATCCTGATGTGAAGTACGGTTATGTCCCAAAGTTGACTCCTGCTATTGGGAAGACATATGAGTTCACTGAAGAGGAG CTTTTGAAGTGGGACCAGTTGAGTCTTGCAGCTGCGATGGGGCCAGCCGCTGAAGAACTACTTGCTTCAGGATTGGAGGGATATGTGAACCAAGCAAGGCGTGTTGAGGAGCTCTTCGGGAAGATCTGGCCACCTCCAAATGTTTAA